The Quercus robur chromosome 7, dhQueRobu3.1, whole genome shotgun sequence genome has a segment encoding these proteins:
- the LOC126693269 gene encoding cysteine proteinase inhibitor 12-like — MKKLISVSVLPGLLVLLLLCSVCELGHCLERSSVLKMRLGGIHDCKGSQNSAEIDSLARFAVQEHNKKANSLLEFARVLKAKEQVVAGKMYHLTLEVIDAGKKKIYEAKVWVKPWMNFKELQEFKHAHDDPSFSQSDLGAERDGHEPGWKAVPTDDPEVQDAANHAVKSIQKRSNSLSPYELLEVLLAKAKVIEDYARFELLVKLRRGIKEEKFSVEVNKNIEGKFFLNQFEQDHS, encoded by the exons ATGAAGAAGTTGATCTCAGTGAGTGTGTTGCCTGGCCTTCTGGTGTTGTTGTTGCTTTGTTCGGTGTGTGAATTGGGTCACTGTCTCGAACGCTCTTCTGTTTTAAAGATGAGGCTTGGAGGGATTCACGACTGCAAAGGCTCTCAGAACAGCGCCGAGATCGACAGCCTCGCTCGTTTTGCTGTCCAAGAACACAACAAGAAAGCG AATTCTCTTCTTGAGTTTGCAAGGGTATTGAAGGCCAAAGAACAGGTGGTTGCTGGTAAGATGTACCATTTGACTCTGGAAGTGATTGATGCTGGTAAGAAGAAGATATACGAAGCTAAAGTCTGGGTGAAGCCATGGATGAACTTCAAGGAGTTGCAGGAATTTAAGCATGCCCATGATGACCCTTCCTTTTCCCAGTCAGACCTAGGTGCTGAACGTG ATGGCCATGAACCAGGATGGAAAGCAGTGCCAACTGATGATCCTGAGGTTCAAGATGCAGCAAATCATGCTGTTAAGTCCATCCAGAAGAGATCAAACTCCTTGTCACCCTATGAACTTCTAGAGGTCCTTCTAGCTAAGGCCAAG GTCATTGAAGATTATGCCAGATTTGAATTGCTTGTGAAGCTGAGGAGGGGAATAAAGGAAGAGAAGTTCAGTGTTGAAGTAAATAAGAATATTGAAGGAAAATTCTTTTTGAATCAGTTTGAACAAGATCACTCCTGA